DNA from Chitinispirillum alkaliphilum:
TTGATAATTGGTACTGGGGTTTTATTGGCGCAAATGATCTTACAAACTATACAATTAATCTACCATCACCCGGTGGCAGAGGAACCGCACAGCTTCTCATTTCCCTGACAGGACTCACAAGCATTCCCCATGAGCCACAGGACCACTCTTTTTCCATTCTTATCAATGGAAAAGTTCCTGGAACAAACAATCAGGCAATCTGGAACGGACAAAACAGTTTTCTTTTTGTCAGTGACACCTTTGCTGTTAACATTCTCAGAGAGGGTGAAAACACCATAAGCTTTCTTAAGGAACAAAGGGGATTTGTGGATCGTGCAGCCCTGAACTGGATCCGGGTTATTTATCCCCGAACCTACAATGCCCTCGATGATGTACTTTATTTTAAAAACGATGAGAGTTCGTTTCATACTGTGGTTCAATACGATCTTTCAAACTTCTCCGATAACTCCATAGATCTTTGGGATATCAGGAAAAACCGAATCTTTATGGATATGGAGACTTTTGAAGAGATCAGAAACAATCGCAAAACCTACTCACTCTCATTTCAGGACAGCGCAAACACCCTCACCCGATATGTCGCCCAGACAAAATCAAAGAGACTTAAGCCCGGCATGGAGTTGGACAGCATAGCGAATTTCTGGAATTCGCTTGCCGGGGTTGATTATATAGTAATAAGCGTGGACTCCTTTAAAACGAATCTTGAGCCGCTTCTTGAAACACACCGCTCACGAGGATTACGTGCAGAATTTATTGATATAAACGATATTTACAACCGGTTTTCGCACGGAATCCGGGATCCGGAAAGTATAAGGGATTTCATAAAATATCTCTTCTCTATATCACCAAACCACCCTCCCCGCTATCTACTTCTGGGAGGTGATACCACGCATGATCTTGACAAAAAGAACAGAGAGAGAAATCTTGTACCAACCAACCTATCACGAACCCCTGGCTGGGGACCTTCAAGCAGTGATGGATATTTTGTAACTGTGAGAGGAAATAATCAGTTTCCAGATATGTATGTGGGAAGATTTCCGGCAGAAAACAAACAGCACATGAAAACGATGGTTGAGAAAACAGTAAATTACATAAATAATCCTACCCGTGGATTCTGGCGGGATAACATACTGCTGGCAGGCGGAGGACGAGTAGATGAACCAGAGTTTAGAATTTTCAATGACGAGGTTTCTTCTGAAGTAATCAGCTCAAGAATGAATATACTTCGCATGGACGCGGATCCTGCATCACCATATTACAAGAGTGAATTCAACTCTACAACCACTATGGCAGGTTATATCAACGCCGGATTGCAAATTCTCAATTTCAATGGTCATGGCGGGGGTAATGTCTGGTCCGACAGTCGTTTTTTCAGCTACAACGATCTTCACAGATTGCACAACGGGAGATGGAGTACGGGTGGTAAGCTTCCAGTGGTATTCAGCTTCACATGCCTTACCGGTTTTTTTGAAAGCAGTTTCTACCGTTCTCTTGGAGAAGAATTTATACGCTCAGGTCCCAATGGAGCAGTTGCCTTCTACGGAGCCTCCTCATATACTACGCTAAGTGGTAATCTCATCATGAACCGCCTCCTGCTTGAACAGGGCCTTAGCGGTACGTACGAAACTCTTGGTGAACTCCTCGGGCATGTGGAAACATTGATGCTTGTTAAGCATGGTATGCAGCACATACCTCTCATCAGACAATACAACCTGCTTGGAGATCCGGCACTGCCATGGCTCAATATCCCTGACACACTCTCATTATCTGTAAATAAAAATATACTCTCGGGAAATGACACTCTTATTGTAAAAGGTAACACCGGCCCGGTTAAGGAGGGTAAAGTTTTAATTCAGATTCTTTCGGGCACTGAAGAGTGGGAGAGAAGAATAGTTAATGTGGTTGACTCTGAATTCCAGGAGCATTTCAGTCTTAAAAGAGAGGCTGTAACTTCTGAAGGTGTTATCAGGGCATATGCGTGGAATAATTCTGCAGAGATAAAGGGGCAGACAGCTTTTTCAAAAGATATTTTTATGATTTATGATCTGCAGATCGATCCCCCACGTCCCGGACCTGGTGACAGCGTAAGAGTGAGTTGCCGTGCTGATGTCCCCCCAGAAACTCCTGATGCTCTGCTTTATTGCCTGTATGCGACCGCTGCACCTCATCAGCAAAACACTCCTCAACAAGGGGTGCTTATGGAAAAAGACAGCAGCGGCCTCTACACTACTGTATCCAAAATACCGGTTGGGTATTCGAATGACCCAAGTTCCGTTCTTCAATTGCGATTCAGAATAATTGCCGGTGAGAATTCCAAAGAAAGCACGAGGTTTACTTTCCCACTGCTTGGCCGCCCCGATCTTCACTTCACAAGAGACTCAATATCCCTTTACTGGACTGGTGACTCGATGGCGATCTCCTTTGAAGTTCTCAATGCCGGAAATCTTGCTGCGCCACCTTACGACATCAAAATTAACTGGATCGACAGCTCCAACCATACCACGACCTTTAAGCAGCTTAATTCTGAAGCTACCCTTCTTCCGGGGTCAACCCAGCAATTTCAAATCAACCTCCCCGATACGAGTGGCGATTTCACTATGGAAATACTGCTCAATGATGATCAGTCATTCATGGAATCCCGTTTGGACAATAACCGCGCGGTTAAAAATTTCACCATTACTTCCGACACCCTGAGAAATCCAGTTGACACCGTCGAATCACAGGGAGAAGGTTTAGCCATAAGCCCCCATGAGGAATTAAGCCGGCAATACCGTGTTTTTCTCTTTTCTGAGCTCCAATCTGTTGCCCAACCACTCCGAACCACCTCAAAATGGCTCTCCAAGGGAAAGGATTCGGTCACCAGTTTTCATCTTGGTACACGTCCGGAATTAAGCAGCACAGATACTCTGATATGGACCTTCAGGCCGCAAGACTCTGCAGTACTCTCCACTCAGCCCCAAAACAGCACTCCAGCTGTAATGAAACTTGACCCTTACTCAAACACCTGGCGTCATGGGGGTAACTTTACCAGTACAGACACTCATATTGAATACAGATCCATAAATACCGGTCCATATGCTCTTGCAATGCTAAATGATAATACTCCTCCTCAGGTTAGGTTGACAGTTGCTGGAAGAGAACTCAAATTTCTTGACTACGTAGCTAAAGACAGACCTTTTAATATCATCATAACTGACCCATCCGGTATTAATACTTCTTCATTTGAGCTTTTCTTAAACAGTAAGAAACTGCCAAAAGAGAGTTACTCCGAAATTCCGCTCCAGGAAAGTCCGGAACATCTCAATATTACAATCTATCCAACACCTCAAAAGCCCATTGACTCACTGATGGTTTCTGTTGATGACCTTGCCGGAAATAACTCAGAAGTTGTTTTTGCCTACATGCCAGGGGAGGATCTTAAAATTAACTTTTTCTCCTGTCACCCCAACCCATTCACCGCAAGAATGTCTCCCGATGGCAGTACGGTACAGCCGATTCGCTTTGCCTTCCTGATCACAGATTTGTCAGATATTGAACTCACGCTTTACACAAAAAGTGGGCGTAACATTAAAAGCTGGCGTTTTAATGATCTCATCGGATATCAGGAAATTGAATGGGATGGCCGAGACAGACATGGTTATCGCATAGCCAACGGAACTTATTTTGCAAAACTAACCGCAAGCAATACCAGAACAACAACCAGAAAAATTATCAGAATCGCTAAACTTGAAGGTTACAGATGAGCTTATATATTGTATCAACACCAATAGGAAATCTTTCAGACATTACCCTCCGTGCCATAGAAGTACTCAAAACTTCAGACCTCATACTCGCAGAGGACACAAGGGTCACCAACAGACTTCTCAACTATTACGGTGTACAAAAACCACTCAGGGCATATCACGATCATAACAAGGAGAAGATCACACCTCACCTTTTAGAGATGCTCCGTGATGATAAAAACGTGGCGCTTGTAACAGATGCCGGTACTCCCGGAATCGCAGATCCAGCCTTCTATCTTACCAGGGCTTCAATTGAAGAAAACATAAAGGTAATCCCTATTCCCGGAGCTTCGGCATTTCTTACAGCACTGGTAGCAAGCGGACTACCTACCGACAGGTTTATTTTTGAAAATTTCTTACCAAACAAAAGTGCAAAAAGGAAGAAAATTCTCGAATCAATGCTCTCAGAGCCAAGAACTGTGATTTTCTACGAAACTCCTCACCGAATAAACAAAACGCTTCTTGCTATGAAAGAAGTGCTTGAAGACACCAGAATTGTGATTGCCCGGGAGTTAACCAAAGTTCATGAAGAGTTCCTAAGGGGCGATGCAGCATTTCTTCTCAAACATTTCGAAAAGCATCCGCCAAAGGGCGAAATGGTGGTTATGTTCAATGTGAGAATAAAAAATTCAGAGACAGAGCAGATGTAAACTCTGTCTCTTCTGCAAAAAAGGACAAACATAGAAACAGCGCAAGCGATCTCAAAGCTCACCTTTGTAAAAGGACAACAGATACTTTAGCGGGGTGGGTGCACCACCAGCTTTTTTATCTTACTTCTGTAAGTTTTTCTTTGTCCCCTTCGTGAACGTGCAGTCACCTGGTAGAGATACACATTGGGGGTAAGAAAATTTCCGGCCTGATCTCTGCCATCCCAGAACTCTCCATTGCGCGGATTACGTATCACTTTTAGAAGTCTGCCATTGAGAGAATAGATTCTTATGGTAAATTCCAGATCCAAAGTCATAGGCGCATTTGAATGATAGAAATAAAACCTTGTACCATTACCCATGCGCATGGGGTTTGGAATGTTAAGAACATGATCCAGATCAAAATCCCGTTCTTCCACAACATTTAATTCTATGGTTTGTTTTGTAATATTTCCAAGAAGATCACGGGCACTAATTACCATTTCATAACTACCGGGTCTTATGGTGCCCTCGTCAAAGTTTACTACAGCTACACCTTTGCGGAAATCCCCGTCAGAAAACTGAAAGAGATGATTGATATTACGTCTGCTCAGCGCTCCCCTTATCTCCATAGTAATACCTTCATCAGGCCCTGTACCTATCATATCTATACCGCTCTCATCAAAAATACTGATCTCACAACTGAGGGGCAGCTGTGCCGTAAGGCGGTTGGCAAGAAAGACCCCGGCCTGATCCATCTGTTCAGAATCATAGACTGGTCTGATACTTATTACCGGCCCTGTAGTGTCCGTTATCTCCCGTTGATCTGTACCACTGAAAACCAAATCCCCTCTGAACCCGATACCAGTAATCTCATTTTCCCACGCATACGCATTCAGCCTCACGCCCTCTCTTTCAAAAGTCAGGTTCTGGGGCAGAAGAATCGCTTGTTCGAACTCACCATTGACTACAGGTATCCTGCCGCTGAACACAGGAGCTCCCGGAAGTTCATATCTGGGGTCTGTAAAAGTTCCTCCATCCTTTCTGCTGGCACTGTCAGCCGGATTGAATAAACCGATCTGCACAAAACCATTTTCATCCCCAAAGGATCTGTCTACAGTACCATTCGCAAAAGTAACCTTGCCTTTTAATGTAATCTGTTGAAGTGCCTTAAGGGTATCGATACTGTTACCTTCGGAATCATATAACGATAGTTCTATTTCCCGTTTTTGATTGTTCAAGCGTATGGATGGGTCACCCAAAATCACAAATGGACGGTTATTTAAATTATGAAAATTACTGATTGCTTTCATAAAGGAAGCACCGATTGAGTTAGAATTTTCGGTGCAGTATAATTGCTCATAAAAATTCAATGCAAGTTTTTCATTGGGTCCGGCTCTTACATCTCTTGTTGCAGAGAGTGTGGCTATTGCACCAGCCCCTGGTTGCTTTGTCAAAACAGAGGAGAGACAATCCTCTCCCGGAATATCAAATCTCCCAACAGCACAGGAGAAGGAAGTAACAATAGGGTAACGACCTCTGTTGTGAAGATTTTGTACAGATTCCCTGGTAAAAATATATTCATCAGCCCAGGTAAAATAAGCCCCATGCCCAAACCAGTTAACAGCTGCCACACCGGAATTAATCTCATTTATCAGCGCTCTGGCTGCAGCAGGTTTTCTCCAGTGTTCATCCCATTCATATTCGAAAAGGTACAATTTTCCAATATCTGTAGCCGCAACACTTTCAGCTATTACGTCTCTAACTCTGCGTGAAGCAATATGATGGGGGGTGTGTAGGGTGTTTATGGGATCTGCCCTATCTTCCTGCTGGTCATCATCAGCTACAAGAAGAACCCTGTTTCTCCAAGGCCCGAAATCTGCATATTCAGGATTTTCCGTTTCGATGATTTTTTGAACCATGGCCTCCGCATCATTTCGATTTTTAGCAGGAAGGCGGCCCAGAAAAAAGAATGGGGAATGCTGTCTGTCCACCAGTATCGTTTCATCAAGCAGTACATAATACTTGTCCATACATAGCTCATCATTGTATGCTGCAGGGATAAAACTTACCTCAGCGGAGCCAATATTTTTATAATCATAGTGCCCGGAACCAAAAAGAAGCACATATGAGAGATCTCCTCCATTTTGCCAATATCTATACACATACAACAAAAAATTTCTCAGTGCCGCAGGGTCAGTATTGCCTCCGGAGAACTGATCATAGATATTGTGAATGGTGACAACCCGAGGTTCTGAAAACCCGTGATTTCTCTTATGTTCAGCAAGTTTCAGCGCAGACTCTAAAAATTCATCATGAGTCACTATGAGATAATCACTTCTGTTGGAACTATTCCTTAAATCACGATACATGAATCTGCCCTGGTATTGACTACTGACTGATTGGACTTCCGGAAGATCGATAAAAGAGTTTTCATCAGTTATAAAATATCTTACCCCAAGTGCCCCTGTATCGCTCCAAACGAACCGGTTTACGTCACTTAATCTGACACTATCAACTAAACTAACCTTCGATTCATCCTGGGGGATTCGGAAAATAAAACTCAGTGCATCACCTTCTCCATTGAGGCTGTAACTGTAAACACCCTCAGAAGAATTTGAAAAAGCCTCAATGCGATGCTCTCCACCATCACCTGCATCAAGTTCAGAGTAATAGCGGAAATACACACCCTTAAGATCAAACCGGCTACCAGAGGTAAGTTCCATAACAAGATTTTTTGATTCCCAGTTCTCAATGGGAAACCATCGTGAACTACAGTTATGACAAATCTCTTCACCGCCAAGGGACGCCCTGATACTACTATTAGCCGTTGTTCTTAGCTTTTTGAAAAAAACCTCCCCACCCATACCGGTGTAAAGCATAGGCAGGTTCACCTCTTCAGTATGTCTTTGGCCTGCTAATGTTTCTGATTCAAACAGTTTATATAACCAATCAACTCCTCCAAGCTCTCTTTTCCACATATGGTCTCTTGGTCTGCGCAGAAAATAGTTGTTCTGGAAATGAGTACTTGTGTCCACAGAACCCCGGGGTTGCTCAAACACCCCCATCGTTTTTCCACCGGACGGATTCGTACTCAGCCAAAAGGTTCTGTAATCATCATAGCGGTTTATTTCCATTCTAAATCTTCGATACAGGGGATCATAAACCCAGTCAGATCCTCCGGTTACAAATGCAAGTGCATAATCTTCATCCAGAACCGGACCATCAGGATTTTGCGCAACCCGCATAAGCGGAATTTCAAAAAGGCCTTCAGGTATTTCTCCTATTGCAGGCACCTCTCTTTCCAATTCACCCTTACGGGAAGCATACATAACAACATCTGACATCCTTACAGAATTTCCAAAAAGCTGACGCAGTCGCGTACCGCTTATTCTGATTATCCCATTCTCAAGTGTAGTTGCCTCATTAAAGCCCTGATTCCCATCACCGATTCTGAATTTATATTTCTGCTGATTACCACTAAGTACATGTTGTTCAGATGCAGATCTTCTCAATGGCTCCCTTCTAACCCATCCCTGGGAAGTGCCAAAATTTAAAAGCATGGTTTCAACCATCCTTTCATAATCTGACCCAGCCTGCCAGCGGAAAGTATTATGGGATGCACCAGGGAATTCTATCCTAATGGTACCTCTGCGAAGCACCTCCACTACACCCTTATCATTGTAATGAAATGGGCGCACTACAATCCGTGCAGCTCTGTATTCCCTGAATCTTGTATACTGTGGCTCACTCACCCACTTGTTTATAAATTGGTTTTCTGAATCGATATCCGTTTCAGAAAGGGACAGAGGATATTGCAGGATATTGGAATTAACAGATTCAGCAGAAAGTGTGACCCTGATATCGCCCTGAGGAGGTATCCCGACATGAAAAGAGTATGCAGGCAGAAGAGGTTTTGCGCTATCTCCGCTTTGAGTATTGGCACCACTGAAAGATAAAATTGTGCGATTCGGACCTTCTCCATCAGCTATTACCATATCATAATCATCCATGTACCATGATAAAGTAAGCCCTGAGGGAGAATCATGAGTAACTTCCAGAGATGCCCCAAAAGAGTAAAACACGACAGCAAAAATCAGAAGAAGAATTTTATTCATATTTTATACGTTTAAAAAGGGTACATATTACAGTTCGTTCCAGCAACATACGATATTTAAACTAAATACCGGATCATCCCCTTTTATCCTTTCCTTATGTTTTTCACTTCAATGATATGTAAGTTATTAAAAATGTTTTTTTTCAACATGAGTTGCCAAACTATGCTTTGGATATCGCCAAAAGATATAACCTGCTCGGTAAAGTATAATTGATAATAATATGTTAAAAATCCCTAAAGTGGATCATTTTTTAGGTTAAAAGTCCCAAAATATTGAATTTGAAAAAAGTAAAATATGCATCTGTGGTGCAGGATGGCTGCAACCAAAGGGGCTCCATAAAAAAGATTTCTTGAACCCCAGCTCACAACGAGAGTTCATGGCTTGTTGAGTGAAAACAAAGAAAGATGGGGAAAAGTGAAAAATATCACTTTTCCCCAAAACATAGTGTATACAGGCGTTTGGAAATATCAGGAGAAAACTGATCTATATCTTTCTTTTCGGTAGCAGACCTAAAGAGTTCTCCGTAACAAGATCAAACAGTTTCATAGATAAGCCTTTCATTGAAAAGCTGCTATTTTCCTTTTCCCTCTTTTTATAGTTCTGTATATAAGTATGAACTCTTTTGGCTTCGAGTACAAAGGCTTCCATATTAGCCTCAATAAGCTGAGGGAAAGGACTGCCATCGGTTTCTATTGAGAGGAACGGAAACTCTTCAAGATCCCTGAACTCATCGATCTTTTTCTCCCAGCCAGGCACTCTCATTTTCCCTGCAACATTCATCTCCTTTTTTAGTATAGCCTCACAAACCCTGGAAGGCATACATCCAAACGGTCCGATAGAGATTATACCGCATGAGTCATTGAGGATCTCTCTTAAAGCCAGCCCTACAGTAAGAATCGTCTCCCCGCGGAAATTCACATCAATGAGATGTAAAGCACTCTCTATAGTTTTCTCCACCTCAATCATCTCAAAGTGATACAGTCCGCTCTGAGCCAGAACAGATTTGATTTTCTTCTCCCACCACTCCTGTACATTAGAGGTGAGCCTCATTTTAAGCTGTCCTTTAAAATCAAACTCCCTTTCACCCAGTTTGTTATTGATGATAAAATTACTATAGTGAAGGAATTCGGCAATTGGTGCCACCCTGACCATAAAGCCCTGTTCTTCTAATGAGTCGACGATATTTTTCCTGCTGAATTCATCCCTTCTGACAAAGATCTCCCCGACCAGAGATATCACCGGTACTTCGGAAGGATCCTTTTTAAGAGGGATCTTTTTTAGACGATTTGAAATTTTGGTCAAAACAGAAATAAGTTTTTCAGATTTACTGCCTTCGAAATAGCCGATAAGTTCACCCCAACATGCTTCAAGTTCTCTTTCCGCCAGTTGTCTGTCCAGTGCGGAGACCGAAAGCATGCTTTTTATATCCCCCAGCACATCAGCAATGACCAATCCCTGCCATGATTTAAGAAGCATTCTGCTGCCCATACCACCATACCCGTTTTCATCTGTCATGGTAAACATGGCTGCATCTGGTATCTTTTGGTTCTCGATAAGCTGTTCGAAAGCTCTATAGTACTGCCCAAGACGGCAGGGGCCTCCTCCGGTTGCCATGAAGAAAAGTGTAATTTTATCATCTGTTTTTTTGTTGAGATAATCCAGAAATGAGCCGCTTGTGACAATGTAAGGCAAACACTCCTTACAGCTTGTGTTCTTTTTACCTGTAAGCAACACATCTTTATCCGCAACAGGAAGAGCTCTTGCATTGACCCCCATGCTTCTGAACACCGCAGCCACAACCTCAGTACCATATCGACCCATATTTGGGAAAAGCAGCTCAACCTTCGGATCAGTAAGAGGGTACGTTTTCCCATCCGATGCAGTAATCTTAAAAGTCTTATCAACCAGCTCTACTTTGGCGGGTCTGAATGACTCCCCGCCGTTCTCAAAGGAGATCTGTGCATGACGGCAGGTTTTCATGATATCCAAAGCAGCTTCAATCCTTGTATCAATTCCGGCATCGGCCGTATGCTGATCGAGCTCCAATGTAAGGGAGGGTTTCCCTTTCATGATGTTGCGGAAAAAACCCAGAAGAAAAGAATCCGGACCACAGGAGAAGTTGGTAATATAAAAGCCAAACAGATTATCCCTGTCCTTTATGAAACGAGCTGTTTTCATGATTCTCTGTCCCATGCCCCAGAACATTTTCTGATCAACCTCATAGGATTCACTGTCAAGCATATCATAGGGAATAACCATATAACCTCTTGAAGCCACTTTATGGGGTATACCCATGTTGGCATCCTGGGCAAATGAATTGTAGGGACGCCCCACGATCACAATCCCAAACTGCTCCGGATTTTCATCCAGGTGTTTGAGCGCTTTTTTGCCATACTCTTTGAGTTCAGCTTCAAAATCTTTCTGTGTAAGGATTGCCTTGTCAAGAGCATCCCTGGCCTTATCCTGGGCAACACCCATCCCTGCGGCCATCTCTACAAGGGCTTTTTGAGCTCTTGAAAAGTCTCCATCCATCCTTAGTACCGGAGCAAGAACTGCAGCAGTAGACTGCTCAAGTTCTTTTCTGAAAGTGGTTTTTATATAATACGGTTCAGCCTGTACAAACACACAGGCCTTGCTGTAGGTTGGAACATTTGGAACCGGAATTTGCGCTATGTGTGGCAAAAATATGTAATCAGGAGATTTTTTCAAAAGATTAAGAAAGCTTCCGTGAGTCAGTTCTGCGGGCAGGCAGAAGGCCGCCTCGATTCTTGAAAGTCCCTGAGGATCAATCTCATCGGAGTAGACTACCTTGAAGCCCATGTTGTGGAAAAAATTTGAATACAGCGGGTAGTATGCATGGGTAAGAAAGGTGCGCATTATTCCAACAGTGCGCTCTGGTCTGTCAGGGTTCTGTGCCGAAGGTTTATCCATTACCCCATATTTTTTGAACATCAGATCATTTCTCACCGCTACAAGGTCAAGATCCTTTACTTCGACATCAAGATGAAGCCTCATATTGTAGTACTTATTGCAGATTCCACCGAACGGGTACATTTTCCCGTTTATCTTTATCTTTGATATCTCGCATTTGCGGTCACATTTTTCTTTCCCGCCACCACAGACAAAGCTTCCGTCTCTTAGAGCCTCCCGCTGGACTAAATCATCAAGAGAGAATTCCGCAGGTTGTGAGAGTCCCATACTGATTCGTTTGGCAGTTTCGAGTGCTACCCCAAAAGCCCCCATCAAACCCGGTTCTGGCGGTACCACGATTCTGTGCTGCATAAGTGAAGCCATGGCGATTGGAACAGCACGGTTGTAACATACCCCGCCCTGCATGAAAATCTTTTTGCCGATGGGTCTTGAGCCCTTTACCCTGTTTATGTAGTTGAGGCATACAGAGTATACCAGTCCTGAGATAATATCAGCTTTTGATAACCCCTCCTGTCCGGCCAGTTTGATATCACTGCTAATGAATGCAGAACACTGGTCGGTGAAATTGGGGGGCGAAGAGCCCTTCAAAGCCCACTCCCCGATCTCCTCGGTAGCAACATTTAACGATTCTCTGGCGGATTCTTCAAGGAATGAACCTGTGCCGGCACTGCAGGCCTCGTTCATTGCATAATCGGAAGGTACACCGTTGGTAAGAAATGTGTACTTGGCATCCTGGCCACCGATTTCAAATATTGTGTCAACTTCCTGATCGAAAAAGGCCGCTGCCGCGGCATGTGCTATAATTTCATTTATCACATTGTCACTCAATGCGTGCAGGGCTGCAATCTGACGGCCCGATCCGGTTACACCCAAACCACTGATCGAAACGTTTGTGGTCCCAAGCTGCTTTTTGATCTCAGAGTAACAGTTTCGTGATGCCTCAATAGGGTCGCCGTTGGTTCTGAGATAGACATCTGCCAGAACAGCATTATCATCTTTTCGCATTAAAACTGCTTTGGTGGTTGTGGATCCGACATCCAGCCCAAGAATGCATTGATCCCCATCACAAGCCTTATCTTTTTTTATCTCTTTGAATTCGACCAGATCAGCCGCCTCGTTCAGGGGGAGATGTCTTCCAAACGATGATGGCGCTTCGTGAACCACCAGTTTCGAATCACCTGGCAGACTCTTACACTCATTCTCAACAGCCCAAAGCGCCGCACCATAAGCCTCATATACAGAAGCCATGGGTGAAATGACAAGTGATTTGAATCTTGATTGTAAAATCTCGATCATAGCGCTGTTGAGAGATCCCCCGCCAATTAGTGCGATCTTCTCATACTCCATATCCTTCACCAGTTCACAGATCTTATCGGCCATCATAAGGCATAGCCCTGCAGCGATATTTGCTCTTGGCTCACCCTTGTTGAGGGCATGTGTGCAATCGCTCTTGCAAAACACACTGCACCTTCCCGCTATCTTATGAGCAGAACCCTGTTTAGCCAGTTCAACAGCTTCCTCAAGCGACAAACCCATACGTCTTATCTGCTGAAGAAAAAACTCCCCCGTTCCGGATGCACACTTGTTTCCAGAGTGGACCGAACTTATTCCCCCGTTTCTGTTTATTGCATAGGCCAGTTGTGTTTCTCCACCAGAGCTGATGACCAGTTCAGGGTATTGTCTTTGATTATACTCCTGTTTAAGTGCACACTCAACCGCTTCAGGTTCAGGAATGGTGGAGAGGTCTACGTTTGATCTGAAAGCTCTTCCAGTCACGGCGATTCTGTCTATATCCCCTTTTTGTTCCTCAAGAATCTGCAGGATAATTTCCTTAGGATTGCCCTCATGAGGTATACGCCCCTGAAGCAAAAGATCTATTTTCTCTCCCTGAGCAGATAGTTTCACATACTGAACAGTTGTAGCACCAAAACAAATACCTAAAGTCTTCATAGTCTCTCCGATACAGGAACTTGATTGATAGAATTAATTCCAGGCCTAAGTTGATCAAACCCCGCAAGATTCTCATTTTGAGAATTTCTTTTCCGTTTCTGTCACTTATACGACCATTTTAGCCGTTTAAAGGGGTTTTGTCCCGGTTGATGCAAATAATTTCCCCATTTATTATGCAACTGGTGTGCCTGAAATCATGCCGTAATGACATCTGATTATGTAATGTCTAATATTTCCGCATATCCAATATAAAAATTCAGGGCTCTGTGGTGCAACTCAGTAGAGTAAAAAGATTAAACTCAGCCCCTGTGAGCTTGCTGTTGCAGAGGATATAGTAGCCACTCTCTAATTTAATATAATGTATATTTTGATACTGAATTGAGTTAAAAAAACCCAGTTGACAAAGTAAGGCTAAAGTTTTATTTTCTC
Protein-coding regions in this window:
- a CDS encoding 2-hydroxyglutaryl-CoA dehydratase, translating into MKTLGICFGATTVQYVKLSAQGEKIDLLLQGRIPHEGNPKEIILQILEEQKGDIDRIAVTGRAFRSNVDLSTIPEPEAVECALKQEYNQRQYPELVISSGGETQLAYAINRNGGISSVHSGNKCASGTGEFFLQQIRRMGLSLEEAVELAKQGSAHKIAGRCSVFCKSDCTHALNKGEPRANIAAGLCLMMADKICELVKDMEYEKIALIGGGSLNSAMIEILQSRFKSLVISPMASVYEAYGAALWAVENECKSLPGDSKLVVHEAPSSFGRHLPLNEAADLVEFKEIKKDKACDGDQCILGLDVGSTTTKAVLMRKDDNAVLADVYLRTNGDPIEASRNCYSEIKKQLGTTNVSISGLGVTGSGRQIAALHALSDNVINEIIAHAAAAAFFDQEVDTIFEIGGQDAKYTFLTNGVPSDYAMNEACSAGTGSFLEESARESLNVATEEIGEWALKGSSPPNFTDQCSAFISSDIKLAGQEGLSKADIISGLVYSVCLNYINRVKGSRPIGKKIFMQGGVCYNRAVPIAMASLMQHRIVVPPEPGLMGAFGVALETAKRISMGLSQPAEFSLDDLVQREALRDGSFVCGGGKEKCDRKCEISKIKINGKMYPFGGICNKYYNMRLHLDVEVKDLDLVAVRNDLMFKKYGVMDKPSAQNPDRPERTVGIMRTFLTHAYYPLYSNFFHNMGFKVVYSDEIDPQGLSRIEAAFCLPAELTHGSFLNLLKKSPDYIFLPHIAQIPVPNVPTYSKACVFVQAEPYYIKTTFRKELEQSTAAVLAPVLRMDGDFSRAQKALVEMAAGMGVAQDKARDALDKAILTQKDFEAELKEYGKKALKHLDENPEQFGIVIVGRPYNSFAQDANMGIPHKVASRGYMVIPYDMLDSESYEVDQKMFWGMGQRIMKTARFIKDRDNLFGFYITNFSCGPDSFLLGFFRNIMKGKPSLTLELDQHTADAGIDTRIEAALDIMKTCRHAQISFENGGESFRPAKVELVDKTFKITASDGKTYPLTDPKVELLFPNMGRYGTEVVAAVFRSMGVNARALPVADKDVLLTGKKNTSCKECLPYIVTSGSFLDYLNKKTDDKITLFFMATGGGPCRLGQYYRAFEQLIENQKIPDAAMFTMTDENGYGGMGSRMLLKSWQGLVIADVLGDIKSMLSVSALDRQLAERELEACWGELIGYFEGSKSEKLISVLTKISNRLKKIPLKKDPSEVPVISLVGEIFVRRDEFSRKNIVDSLEEQGFMVRVAPIAEFLHYSNFIINNKLGEREFDFKGQLKMRLTSNVQEWWEKKIKSVLAQSGLYHFEMIEVEKTIESALHLIDVNFRGETILTVGLALREILNDSCGIISIGPFGCMPSRVCEAILKKEMNVAGKMRVPGWEKKIDEFRDLEEFPFLSIETDGSPFPQLIEANMEAFVLEAKRVHTYIQNYKKREKENSSFSMKGLSMKLFDLVTENSLGLLPKRKI